A window of the Hordeum vulgare subsp. vulgare chromosome 5H, MorexV3_pseudomolecules_assembly, whole genome shotgun sequence genome harbors these coding sequences:
- the LOC123396706 gene encoding transcription factor JAMYB-like: protein MASWSSSSTQRRSGVSSGATMPCSVMKFDDDLLRHEEEAAEEIRRGPWTVEEDLTLVNYIADHGDGRWNSLARGAGLKRTGKSCRLRWLNYLRPDVKRGNFTADEQLLILDLHSRWGNRWSKIAQHLPGRTDNEIKNYWRTRVQKHAKQLNCDANSSKFKDAMKYLWMPRLADHHLQQASTVGDHLVSRLPTGYMESSGMVTSSSDSFASESYDGARCANASVGEMIHGGDWVQEQNQGFWPEPNQTFQLQDSELSGWVQGFSESESLAENFWSLEDIWKMQ, encoded by the exons ATGGCGTCATGGTCATCATCGTCGACGCAGCGGAGGAGCGGTGTCAGCAGCGGcgcgaccatgccgtgctccgtGATGAAGTTCGACGACGACCTTCTGCGCCATGAGGAGGAGGCCGCCGAGGAGATCCGGCGTGGCCCGTGGACCGTAGAGGAGGACCTCACACTCGTCAACTACATCGCCGACCACGGCGACGGCCGCTGGAACTCCCTCGCCCGCGGAGCAG GGCTGAAGCGGACGGGGAAGAGCTGCCGGCTGCGGTGGCTGAACTACCTCCGGCCGGACGTGAAGCGCGGCAACTTCACCGCCGACGAGCAGCTGCTCATCCTCGACCTCCACTCTCGCTGGGGCAACAG GTGGTCCAAGATAGCTCAACACCTTCCTGGGAGGACCGATAACGAGATCAAAAACTACTGGAGGACAAGGGTGCAAAAGCACGCCAAGCAGCTCAACTGTGATGCTAACAGCAGCAAGTTCAAGGATGCCATGAAGTATCTATGGATGCCTCGCCTCGCTGACCACCACCTCcagcaagcatctacagttggtgaCCACCTTGTGTCTAGGCTACCAACGGGCTACATGGAGAGCTCTGGTATGGTGACATCATCGTCCGACTCTTTTGCATCGGAGTCATATGATGGAGCACGCTGTGCAAATGCGAGCGTCGGAGAGATGATACACGGTGGGGATTGGGTGCAAGAGCAGAATCAAGGGTTTTGGCCTGAACCAAACCAAACTTTCCAGCTTCAAGACTCAGAGTTGTCTGGATGGGTACAAGGGTTCTCCGAGTCTGAAAGCCTTGCTGAGAATTTTTGGAGTTTGGAGGACATTTGGAAGATGCAATGA